The DNA segment GAAAATTCTCCCAGAGCTGACCCAGGTCATTGCGCAGTTCAAGTGGGTTAAAGTTCGCTATAAGGGCATTGCGAATCCCCAGATCGAAAAAGTAGTACTTGCTCATCTTGCTGACCTCTTTCCGCAGATTTCGGGAAAACCCGTCCAGCCGGTAGAGGACAAAGGATTTTTCCAGCAAGTCCAGATAGCGGGCGACGGTATTTTTATCGACCCCGACCGAGGTTCCGATTTCCTGGATGGAAACCTGACTACCAACCTGGAAAGCAAGCAGCCGCAGTACATCAAAAATCTTGCTGGAGTTCTTGATCTTGTCAAAGTCAAGGATGTCCTTGAGCAGGTACGATCCGGCCAGTTCCCGGATAATCGCCTCTTTTTCCTGATAGGTTTTGGCAGTAAGAACGGCCGGATACATTCCGAAGCGCACATAATCCGGCAGCAGACGCGGCAGATCAAAGCGGGAAACCTGTGACAAGGCTTCCTGTACGGAGACAGGGAACAGCGTTGCTACAGTCTTGCGTCCGGTGAGTGATTCCCCGGTTGACTGCAGCAGATCGAACGAAGACGAACCGGTTACGATTACCTGGACACCTGCAATGTTGTCGATGATCAGTTTCAGTGCGCGTCCTATATTTGGTATCCGCTGTGCTTCATCAATAACCAGCAGGCTCTCTGGTGCTATGGTCGACCTCAGATAATGCAGATCACACTGCGCGAGGGTGTTGGCAAACGGGATATCATCACCGGTCTTTTCAATAACACCCCCTGGAAATTCGGGTGCCTGGGACAGATAGTGTCGAACAAGGGTGGTTTTCCCGACCTGTCGAGGTCCGTAGAGAATTAAAACCTTGTTTGGTTTGAGTAGCGTCGGAATAGAAACGGACCGGAAAATCATGATTACAGTGTATAGCGTTCACGCAATTCATGCAAATTCAGTGAGTATGGTTCACTCAAATATTCCTGATGGAGAGAAGTTCTGCAG comes from the Spirochaeta africana DSM 8902 genome and includes:
- a CDS encoding ATP-binding protein gives rise to the protein MIFRSVSIPTLLKPNKVLILYGPRQVGKTTLVRHYLSQAPEFPGGVIEKTGDDIPFANTLAQCDLHYLRSTIAPESLLVIDEAQRIPNIGRALKLIIDNIAGVQVIVTGSSSFDLLQSTGESLTGRKTVATLFPVSVQEALSQVSRFDLPRLLPDYVRFGMYPAVLTAKTYQEKEAIIRELAGSYLLKDILDFDKIKNSSKIFDVLRLLAFQVGSQVSIQEIGTSVGVDKNTVARYLDLLEKSFVLYRLDGFSRNLRKEVSKMSKYYFFDLGIRNALIANFNPLELRNDLGQLWENFLVMERVKHQAYSGVSGNNYFWRTYDKKELDWVEESGGELHGYKFKWGKTKASPPRGWLETYAEADFRVIHPDNYLDFIT